The Triticum aestivum cultivar Chinese Spring chromosome 7B, IWGSC CS RefSeq v2.1, whole genome shotgun sequence genome window below encodes:
- the LOC123159203 gene encoding uncharacterized protein isoform X2 — protein sequence MFAMFRDDNSDADFKYLHVFKRIDKCEKWAAVRRTLAKAKETYKPDAPTAGATDGRPDDNKGVKKAKYAETAVVRVQESIEHCIADAKTRAAEREEKTEARWAVLMTNSAVKLDLLRANAAAKLKAQDAKKRNNDLAFLMGGADMLQSGDEKLKAWFLAERGLILNQIPATPPPPPSPAADDDETRADDVSDSATPSPTDDAYAAPSSTEDTQNSPEAAPIPPSPRTPTTTPPEVYLDA from the coding sequence ATGTTTGCCATGTTCCGCGACGACAACAGCGACGCAgacttcaagtacctccacgtcttcaagcGGATCGACAAGTGCGAGAAATGGGCGGCCGTTcggcgcaccctcgccaaggccaaagagacgtacaagccggacgcgccgacagCGGGCGCGACCGATGGACGCCCGGACGACAACAAAGGTGTCAAGAAGGCGAAATACGCCGAGACAGCTGTCGTGCGCGTGCAAGAGTCCATCGAGCACTGCATCGCCGACGCAAAAACCAGGGCCGCCGAGCGGGAGGAGAAAACAGAGGCGAGGTGGGCAGTTTTGATGACGAACAGCGCCGTCAAACTCGACTTGCTCCGCGCCAACGCCGCCGCGAAACTCAAAGCCCAAGACGCCAAGAAGAGAAACAACGACCTCGCCTTCTTGATGGGCGGCGCTGACATGCTCCAGAGcggcgacgagaagctcaaggcgtggttcttggccgagcgcggcctcatcctgaaccagataccggcgacgccgccgccgccgcccagcccggcGGCTGATGACGACGAGACCAGGGCTGACGATGTCTCCGACTCCGCGACGCCCAGCCCCACCGACGATGCCTACGCCGCGCCCAGCAGCACAGAGGACACGCAGAACAGCCCGGAAGCCGCACCGATTCCTCCCAGCCCCCGTACGCCGACGACTACGCCGCCGGAGGTTTACCTCGACGCTTGA
- the LOC123159203 gene encoding uncharacterized protein isoform X1: MLTGTLMAASTPTSPSPMGRPVQRTPSPGFTSVQYPPYTYSPPDYAASLTPPVRRGLYSQASSSSHLGGADATEADMKDIIAAGSAAAGASPGFATQDLADMDDELDYGEEEPEEEEEEEEEPAPTRKIKNNKKKKAAKPGEPRIKWASKEEECLAVAWKVVCLDPATGTNQIIETYWDHIKAEFDERKLIDPYFKGMHMKFEGYVEPLVAHPNGVQQMAWDSRGSRGSPGERHQRRGSGIARRSCCCLSPHARSFRLMRALGLFWRALWCRRLTFFLGAAAAHVCHVPRRQQRRRLQVPPRLQADRQVREMGGRSAHPRQGQRDVQAGRADSGRDRWTPGRQQRCQEGEIRRDSCRARARVHRALHRRRKNQGRRAGGENRGEVGSFDDEQRRQTRLAPRQRRRETQSPRRQEEKQRPRLLDGRR, from the coding sequence ATGCTGACGGGGACGCTCATGGCggcttcaaccccaacatcaccttcccccatggggCGCCCCGTCCAACGCACACCCTCACCAGGGTTCACCAGCGTGCAGTACCCGCCATACACGTACTCGCCGCCGGACTACGCAGCCTCACTGACGCCGCCTGTCCGTCGAGGCCTCTACTCACAAGCCTCTTCCTCGTCACATCTCGGCGGCGCCGACGCGACGGAGGCCGACATGAAGGACATCATCGCAGCCGGCTCGGCTGCGGCAGGCGCTTCCCCCGGGTTCGCTACGCAGGACCTCGCCGACATGGACGACGAGCTCGACTACGGCGAggaagagccggaggaggaggaggaagaggaggaggagccggcgccgaCGAGGAAAATcaagaataataagaagaagaaggcggccaagccCGGCGAGCCACGCATCAAATGGGCATCCAAGGAAGAAGAGTGCCTCGCCGTAGCGTGGaaggtcgtctgcctcgacccggccACCGGCACGAATCAGATCATCGAGACGTATTGGGAccacatcaaggccgagttcgatgaGCGGAAGCtcatcgacccctacttcaaaggcatgCACATGAAGTTTGAAGGGTATGTCGAACCATTGGTCGCTCATCCaaacggcgtgcaacaaatggcatgggatagTCGAGGAAGTCGCGGCTCACCCGGAGAGCGGCACCAGCGTCGAGGATCAGGTATCGCACGCCGGTCATGTTGCTGCCTTTCGCCGCACGCGCGCTCTTTTCGCCTTATGCGCGCCCTGGGCTTGTTCTGGCGCGCGCTCTGGTGCCGCCGACTGACGTTCTTTCTCGGCGCAGCTGCTGCGCATGTTTGCCATGTTCCGCGACGACAACAGCGACGCAgacttcaagtacctccacgtcttcaagcGGATCGACAAGTGCGAGAAATGGGCGGCCGTTcggcgcaccctcgccaaggccaaagagacgtacaagccggacgcgccgacagCGGGCGCGACCGATGGACGCCCGGACGACAACAAAGGTGTCAAGAAGGCGAAATACGCCGAGACAGCTGTCGTGCGCGTGCAAGAGTCCATCGAGCACTGCATCGCCGACGCAAAAACCAGGGCCGCCGAGCGGGAGGAGAAAACAGAGGCGAGGTGGGCAGTTTTGATGACGAACAGCGCCGTCAAACTCGACTTGCTCCGCGCCAACGCCGCCGCGAAACTCAAAGCCCAAGACGCCAAGAAGAGAAACAACGACCTCGCCTTCTTGATGGGCGGCGCTGA